The Papaver somniferum cultivar HN1 chromosome 3, ASM357369v1, whole genome shotgun sequence genome includes a region encoding these proteins:
- the LOC113360970 gene encoding uncharacterized protein LOC113360970: MEFSSSIGSFLAVTIALSIVLHMQTVAAIFCEPGETNITTPSNIDNCRKDLQAECQLQGRVVSKLELNSWPPNNNIKGRICEGCCQVPLPCPPQPPVKWTKCAATDTDKSFRRPGSKKDCHICQDSCESKCDAIGARVGDQICGYLLSSDTVFLGLVCTCCCRARTSFPPPPPPTLPPVPPPSPPPPNICRLEDIYISFLIYGSRGCSFCPTDCEEKCSGIGSSMVVQQCIEGSSSRRCKCCCKNDTPPPPPPPLALPPSAPPPPANSKCKVGDKHAEIRHLNTKDCSPCESDCERRCSAVGTSMTMQICTVETSSVFCECCCK; the protein is encoded by the exons ATGGAGTTCTCATCATCCATTGGGTCTTTTCTCGCCGTAACTATAGCTTTATCGATAGTTTTAC ATATGCAGACAGTGGCAGCTATTTTCTGTGAACCTGGTGAAACTAATATTACGACTCCCTCAAATATCGATAATTGTCGAAAGGACTTGCAAGCCGAATGTCAACTGCAGGGCAGAGTAGTGTCGAAGTTAGAGTTGAACTCCTGGCCTCCTAATAATAATATTAAGGGAAGGATATGCGAAGGGTGTTGTCAAGTACCACTCCCATGTCCACCGCAACCTCCAGTCAAATGGACGAAATGTGCGGCCACGGATACGGATAAATCATTTAGACGACCTGGAAGCAAGAAAGATTGCCACATTTGTCAAGATAGCTGTGAAAGTAAATGTGATGCTATAGGAGCTAGAGTGGGTGATCAGATTTGCGGGTATCTCCTTAGTTCAGATACCGTATTTCTTGGATTAGTCTGCACATGTTGTTGTCGGGCAAGAACTTCCTTCCCTCCACCCCCACCTCCAACACTACCACCAGTACCTCCACCGTCACCCCCGCCACCTAATATTTGTAGACTCGAAGATATTTATATTTCGTTTCTGATATACGGCTCTCGTGGCTGCAGTTTTTGTCCAACTGACTGTGAAGAGAAATGTTCTGGTATAGGTAGTTCAATGGTAGTGCAACAGTGCATAGAAGGGTCTTCTTCAAGACGGTGCAAATGTTGTTGTAAAAACGAcacgccgccaccaccacctccacctctaGCTTTACCTCCCTCAGCCCCACCACCTCCAGCAAATAGTAAATGTAAAGTGGGGGATAAACATGCTGAGATTCGACACCTTAATACTAAAGATTGCAGTCCATGTGAAAGTGACTGTGAAAGACGATGTTCCGCAGTGGGTACTTCAATGACAATGCAGATATGCACAGTGGAAACTTCCTCCGTGTTCTGTGAATGTTGTTGTAAGTAA